GGGGCGAGATTCATCCCTGGCGGGTGGTCGAGGCGGTACAGAAGGCCGCTGCCGACAGACGCGCGCCTCAGGCCGAAGCGGACAAGTTCGTCGCCGAGATCGCCTGGCGCGAATTCTCCGCCCACCTGCTCCACGCCTTCCCGCAAATCACGGAACGGTCGTTCCGGCCCGAATACGATGCCTTCCCCTGGCGCTCCGATACGAAGGGCTTCAAGGCCTGGACCAGGGGTCAGACCGGCTATCCGATCGTTGACGCCGGCATGCGGCAGCTGTGGACCACCGGCTGGATGCACAACCGGGTGCGAATGATCGTCGGCTCCTTTTTGGTCAAGGATCTGCTGGTCGACTGGCGCAAGGGCGAGGCCTGGTTCTGGGACACCCTGGTGGACGCCGACCTCGCGAACAATGTCCAGAACTGGCAATGGGTCGCGGGCTCGGGCGCCGACGCCTCCCCCTTCTTCCGCATCTTCAACCCGACCGCACAGGGCCAGAGGTTTGACGCCGACGGCGACTATGTGCGCCGCTGGGTCCCGGAACTGGCCGCCCTCCCCGCCAAATGGGTCCACGCGCCCTGGACCGCGCCGGAAGATGTGCTTGCCAAGGCGAAGGTGCGTCTCGGGACCGACTACCCCAACCCCATCCTCGACCACAGCGAGGCCCGCGACCGCGCTCTGGAAGCCCTCAAGGCCATCGCCCGCTCGAAATACGACGACTGAGGCCCCGACCTCGCATAAGCTCGCCGACGAAACCCTTGCCGATCAAGGCCCTGCCGATCCGCGACGCCAATCGGCTCGGCGCCCTCCGGAACGGGCTTAGACTGGCGGGTTCCGGTCTTTGACATCACCATCCAATGAGACGCCGAGTGCACGCCCCTGCACTCGAGTGCAAAGCCGGCGCCTTGCTTCTGGAATTAGAAAATGGTTTTCAATCAGAAGATTAAAAGTCGATCCTCACGATCAACATCCGCCATTGCACTCGAGTGCAACGTTTTTCCGGAGTGCAAAACCAAACCCGTCATCCTCGGGCTTGTCCCGAGGACCCACGGTTCGGCATGGCAGGACGACGACGATCAGTTAATGCCTCTCAGCGGCTCAGATCCCGCTCGCATCCGCCATGGGTCCTCGGGACGAGCCCGAGGATGACGGCGTGGGCGTGACTGGGTGGAACTACGGCCTCATCCCACCCCGCAGGGCGTTACCGGAACTTCCGCAGTCCCCGCGGCCCCATCCGGCCCGCCCCGGCGCGCTTGCCGAGCCAGTCCTTCCAGTCGGGCCAGTTGCGGCGGCGGCCGCCTCCGTCGGCCCATTCGGGTCCGATCTCGCCGTTGAAGGCGCTGATGTCCTGCAGCCCGCCCTGTTTGTAGGACTGCAGCTTGACGCCCTTGCCACGGCCCATCTCGGGCAGCTCTTCCGCCTTGAAAATCAAGGTCTTGAGGTTCTCGCCGATCACCGCGACGTGGTCGGCCGCTCCGAGACGCAGGATGGCCAGGAGGTCGCCGTTCAGCACCTGCTTGCCGCCCCGCTTCTGGGCGACCATGTCGTCCTCGGGCGCGATGAAGCCATAGCCGGCCTTCGAGGCCACCAGCAGCTTGGCTCCCGGCTGGTAGGCCAGGACGGCGACGATGTCCGCCTTCTCCTCCAGCTCGATCATCAGACGCAGCGGCTCGCCGTGGCCACGCCCGCCGGCCAGCTTGTCGGCCCCGATCGTGAAGACCCGGCCGTCCGAGGCGGCGACCAGGATCTTGTCCGTGGTGAAGGCCGGCACGAGGTAGGCGAGCGCGTCGCCCTCCTTGAACTTGAGCTCCGACGGGTCCTCGACCTTGCCCTTGGCGGCGCGGATCCAGCCGCGCTCCGACAGGATGACGGTGATGGCCTCGCGCGGGATATAGGCCTCGGGCGCCACGAAGGCCGACGCATCCACAGCCTCGGCGATAGTCGTGCGGCGCGGCGAGATCATCACCTTGCGGACGGCCGCCAGGTCCTGGCCGATCTTCTTCCACTGCTTGGCCGGCGAGGTGGACAGGGCCTGCAGCATGGCCAGCTCCTCGGCCAGCGCCTTGTGCTCGTTCTCGATGGCCATCTCCTCGATCCGCGCCAACTGACGCAGGCGGGTGTCGAGGATGTAGTCGGCCTGCAGCTCGGTCAGGCCGAAGCGCGCGATCAGGACGGCCTTGGGCTGCTCCTCCTCCCGCACGATGCGGATGACCTCGTCGAGGTTCAGGAAGACGATCCGCAGGCCTTCCAACAGGTGCAGTCGCTTCTCGACCCGCTCGATCCGCCATTGGGCGCGGCGAACCAGAACGTCGCGGCGGTGGTCGAGGAAGGCCTGCAGACAGGCCTTCAGCCCCATGACGCCGGGCGTGCCCGTGGCATCCAGGACGTTCATGTTGATCGGGAAGCGGACCTCCAGATCGGAGAGCTTGAACAGGCTCTCCATCAGGACCTCGGGCTCGATGGTCCGGTTCTTGGGCTCGATGACCAGACGGATGTCCTCGGCCGACTCGTCGCGGACGTCGCCCAGCAGCGGGGCCTTCTTCTGCTCGATCAGCTCGGCCAGGGCCTCGATCAGCTTGGACTTCTGGACCTGGTAGGGCATCTCGGTGACGATGATCCGCCAGACGCCGCGGCCCAAGTCCTCGGTCTCCCAGCGGGCGCGCAGCCGCACCCCGCCCCGGCCGGTCTCATAGGCATCGAGGATCGAGGCGTGCCCCTCGACGGCGACGCCGCCGGTCGGGAAGTCCGGCCCCGGCACGATCTCGGCCAGTTCGGCGGTGGTGACGTCGGGCCGGTCCAGCAGCAGCTGGCAGGCGTCGATCAGCTCCCCGACGTTGTGCGGCGGGATCGAGGTCGCCATGCCCACGGCGATGCCCGACGACCCGTTGGCCAGCAGGTTGGGGAAGCCGGCCGGGAGGACCGTCGGCTCCTCGTCCTGGTCGTCGTAGGTCGGGCGGAAGTCGACCGCGTTCTGGTCGATGCCGTCCATCAGCAGGACGGCCGCGGCGGTCAGCTTGCACTCGGTGTAGCGCATGGCCGCGGCGTTATCGCCGTCGATGTTGCCGAAGTTGCCTTGGCCATCAACCAGCGGATAACGCTGGGAAAAATCTTGGGCCAGACGCACCAGGGCGTCATAGATGGAGGCGTCGCCGTGCGGGTGATAGCCGCCCATGACCTCGCCGACGACCTTGGCGCACTTGCGCGCCGCCGCCTGCGGGTTCAGCCGCATCTGGTGCATGGCGTAGAGGATGCGGCGGTGCACCGGCTTGAAGCCGTCGCGCACGTCCGGCAGGGCGCGGTTGGTGATCGTCGACAGGGCATAGGCCAGGTAGCGGCGGCTCAGCGCCGTCTCCATGGGCTCGTCGATGATACGGCCGCCCTCTGGGGGCGGAGGCGTGTGGATGGTCATGCGGGATCGAATCACTCAGGCGGATCGCGAAGTCTAGCCGGGATTGAACCGGACGCGCATCGACCGGGGATCGAACCGGGGACAGCCCACGCAATCCAGACGCTCCGTGGCGTCGGAAGCCGACATTCCCGTCACGCCCGAACGCCAAAGTCGAAACGGAGCGCACAGGCGGAACTTGTGGTTGAGGGAGCCGTTCTGTCTGTGAACCGCGTTATTGGACGCAGACCTTCCATGAAGACCCTGAGCCCCTGTCCGGACTTCGACCATCAGATCTTTGACCTGACGGTCATCGGCACGGCGCTGAAGGACCTTCAGCACCGCTTGGCGACTCCTGTCGGCGGCTTCCCCGCGGCGCCCCTGAGGGTGTTCCGATAGTCGGGTCCGGGCGCTAGAGCCGTCCCTGTTCCCTCAACTTGTCCACCATCCAGTCGCGCGCTGCCGGCAGCGGCTTGTTCTGGGGGTGGAAGACGAACTGCTCAAGGAAGTGGCCGGTCAGGTCCAGGCCAGCGCCGACGTCGCCTTCGCCGAGCCCGGCCTGGGCGCCGAGCATAAAGGGCGGCAGCTTCAGCATCTTGTCGGCATAAGGGGCGCCGGCCTCGCGGGAGACGGCGCGGCCGGTGCGGGGGCTGACGTAGATCAGGTCGTCGACAGTCCCTGTCGCGGCGCATCGCGACAGATCGAGGCCGAAGCCGAGATCCTCCAGCAGCCCGGCCTCGAAGCGGACGAAGATGGCGGGCCAGACCTCGGGGATCATGAAGGCGCTCATCAGGGCCTCGAAGGCCAGAAAGGCGCCGGGGTGGGCCTCACGCTCGGGCAGGGCTCCTTGCGTCACCGCGGTCGCGGCGGCAAGGCCGGTCAGGGCCAGGGGGTCGTCGAACAGGGCCGAGGCCCCCTCTCCCACCGCCTCCAGCCGGGCCGAGCCCAGATGGTCCGAGGTGCGGGCGCGGTAGTCGGCGATGACCCGCGACCCGGGCTGGAGGAAGGGCTTCATCTTGCGCGACGCACCGCCCGCAACATAGGCCGCGTGCCGCCCGTGGGTCTCGGTCAGCAGGTCGACGACGGCCCCAGTATCGCCATGCGCCCGCGCCGACAGGACGAAGGCCTCTTCCTGGAACTCCATCAGAGGGCCGGCTGCTCCGGCGTCGCCTTGATCGCGGCGACCACCGCCTTGGATGCCTCATTCGGGACGGCGAAGCTGAGCACGTACTGCTCGATCTTCCACTGGCCATCCACCAGCCGCAGCACGCCCGAGCCGCGCGTGGCCCCGTAGGAGGCGTTGGACAGTTGCTCATCGAACCAGGCCACGCAGCGGCAGTCGATGTCCGCGACGGTGATGACCCGGTCCGACGGGGTGTAGGTCCAGCCCTTGCCTTGCGCGAAGTAGGGCTCGGTGAAGGCCCGAAACTGGGCCATCGACCAGCGCTCGGTCCGGTCGGTGCCGATGAAGCGGGCGTCGGGGGTGAACAGGCTGAAGTAGGCCGTAGTGTCGGCGGCGGTCGAGGCAACGTTCAACTGATCGAGCACGGCCCCGATCCGGGCTTCCTCCGTCGCGGCCGGAGCGGTCTGGAGCGCAGCGACGAGCGCGAGGGCGATGACGGACATGGCGGCAGTTCCCGGTTTGTACGCCCCTTCATACGTCGGGTGTCGGCGGACGCCAACGCCTAACCCCGTCATCCTCGGGCTTGTCCCGAGGACCCATCGTTCAGCAAGCGGGACACGACCGGGTCCGCCGCGGCGTCACAGCGGCGGCGTCCTGTCCGAAGCCGCCATGGGTCCTCGGGACAAGCCCGAGGATGACGGATGTGGGAGAGCTTACTCACCGCTCTCCGGAACCGGATAGGTCTCCGGCTTCAACACCTTCGCCAGGGCGATCAGGTTGCGGGCGGCGTTGCGGCCGACGCGGTCGGAGTAGTCGTGGCCCTGATCTGTCTCGACATAGTCGGGGCCGGGTCCCGGGCCGAGGTGCCAGTAGGTCCAGCTCTGCGCCGGGATGGTGAAGCCCATGTCGATCAAGCCCTGGCTGATGGTCGCGACGATGTGGTGGGCGCCGTCCTCATTGCCGGTGATGACGATGCCCGCGACCTTGCCGAAGGCGACGGGGCGGCCACTGTCGTCGGTCTCGGCGAACCAGGCGTCCATCCTCTCCAGCGCGCGCAGGGCGACGCTGGACATCTGGCCCAGCCAGGTCGGGGTGGCGAAGACGACGATGTCGGCCGCCTTCAGCTTCGCATCGACCGAGGGCCAGTCGTCGCCCTCGCCCATGTCGCTCTCCACGCCCGGCTTGACGTTCAGGTCGACCAGACGGACCAGCTCGGTTTCCGCACCGCCCTTCTCCAGCTCGGCGATGACGACCTTGGCCAGGGCCTCGGTGCTGGAAGTCTCGGGCGAGGGCTTGAGGGTGCAGTTGAGGATCAGGGCCTTCATCGGTCGCTCCATCGGTGTGGGAAGACCAACAATCTCAGGCGCTTCGCGTTCCGCAGCGCTAATTTAACCGATCGGTTGACAATGCGCAGAGATCACCGTACTTAACTGACAGGTTAGATTTGAAGACGGACGATGCAGCCCACTCCCGATCCTCTTGATGCGAAGTTCGCGGCCCTGGCCGACCCGACCCGTCGGGCGATCCTGGCGCGGCTGACCGAGGGCGAGTGCAGCGTCAACGACCTGGCCGCGCCGTTCGACATGAGCCTGCCGGCGGTGTCGAAACATCTGAAGGTGCTGGAGAAGGCTGGCCTCATCTCACGCGGCAGGGAGGCCCAATGGCGCCCTGCCCGGCTGGAGCCGATGGGGATGAAGGGCATCGCCGAATGGCTGGAACACTACCGCCGGTACTGGGACAAGAGTTTCAACCGGCTGGACGACTATCTGCGCAAGATTCAGAAGGGAAACGACGATGGCAAACGAAACTGAAGCCCAGCACCCCAACGACAATCCGTGCGACACCGACGGGGCGGCCCACGCCTTCGATCTGGTGCTGGAACGGATCATCGACGCCCCGCCCGAGAAGGTCTTCAAGGCCTATACCGACCCGGCGATCTTGGCCCAGTGGTTCGCGCCCAAGCCCTGGACGATCACCGACGCCATCGTCGAACCGCGCGCCGGCGGCCGCTTCAACTTCACCATGCACGGCCCGAACGGCGAGGTGTTCCCGAACTCGGGGATCTTCCTTGAGGTCGTGCCGAACCGCCGCCTGATCTCGACGGACGCCTTCACCCCCGAATGGAAGCCCGCCGGCCAACCCTTCATGACCGCGCGGATCGAGATGGAGCCCACGGCCGACGGCAAGACCAGATACAAGGCCACCGCCAGCCACTGGAACGAAGCCACCATGAAGCAGCACGAGCAGATGGGCTTCCAAGACGGCTGGGGCCAGGTCGCCGACCAGCTTGCCGAACTCGTGAAGACCCTCTGAGGACACGCCGATGACCATCGCCGTCGCCGAAGCCCCCGCCACCCGCCCGACCCTGAAGATGCAGCGCACCTTCGACGCGCCGCGCGATCTGGTGTGGCGGGCCTGGTCCAACCCGGAGATTCTTGTCCTCTGGATGGGGCCGGTGGAATGGCCGGCGGTGTCGGCGACGTGCGACTTCCGGGTCGGCGGCGCCTGGCGCATCTGCCTCCGCTCGCCCGCCACCGGAGAGGACCTTTGGCAGAGCGGGATCTATACCGAGATCGACGCCCCGCGCCGGCTGGCCTTCACCTTCAAATGGGACGAGAGCCACGAGGACGGGCCGCCGGTCGACACCCAGGTCAGCATCGACTTCGACGAGACCGCCGACGGCCGGACCGTCATGGACTTCACCCACGAGGGGCTGAAGTCCGAACAGAGCCTGACCGGCCACAAGCATGGCTGGACCTCGACCGCCGACCGGCTGGAGGCCTGGCTCGCCGCCAACCCCGACTGACATTCCTTATCGGAGACGCCGTGATGAAGATCGTGACCAGCGTAAGCCTGCCCGGCACCTGCCGCGAGGCGTTCGACTTCTACGCCCGGGTTCTGGGCGGGGAGATCACCACCGCCATCCGCTATGGCGAGGCCTTCCCCGATGGGCCGCCCGAGGTGGCGGACAAGCTGATGTACTGCTGGCTGCAGGTCGGGGACCAGGCCATCCTGGGCTCGGACATGCATCCGGACCATGCCCCCGACATGCACAAGCCCAAGGACGGCTTCGATATCACCCTGCATTTCGACACGGTCGAGGAGGCGCGGCGCGTCTTTGACGGCCTGTCGGAAGGCGGCCAGGTCGAGATGCCCTTCGGCGTCAACGACTGCGCCCCGGGCTTCAGCGGCTTCACCGACCGGTTCGGGGTGCCGTGGATGACCAATGTCGTCGCGCCGACCGAGAACGCCTGATCCAACCCCAACAAAGAAGAGGAAACGCGTCATGAAACTGGTCACCAGCCTGAGCTTCCAGGGCGAATGCCGCCAGGCCTTCGAATTCTATCAGTCGGTCCTGGGCGGCGAGATCAAGGCCTTCTCATTCGGCGACGGACCGCCCGACATGCCGATCGATCCCAAATACAAGGACTGGCTGATGCACGGCTGGCTGGAGATCGACGGCCAGGCCCTGATGGGCGCGGACATGCCGCCCGAGTTCGCGCCCAATATCGACAAGCCCAAGAACGGCTTCGACGTCACCTTCCATTCGGATGACGCAGCGGAATCCAAGCGGGTCTTCGATGGCCTGTCAGCCGGGGGCAAGGTCGGCATGGCCTTCAGCGAGACCTTCTGGTCGCCCGGCTATGGCTCCTTCACCGACAAGTTCGGGATTCCGTGGATGATCAACACCAATCCGTCGGAAGACTGGAAGCCGGGCGGCGCGGGCTGATGGCGCTGAAGGCCTCCCCCATGGTCTGGACGGGGCGCGTGCTCAGCGCCCTGTTCGTCCTGTTCATGCTCGGCGCCTCGGTCCTGCCCAAGCTCACGGGCATGGCCGTCGCCGGGGACACCCTGGAGCAGGTCGGCTGGTCGCGCGCCTGGGTCCTGCCGATCGGCATGATCGAGCTGACCTGCGTGCTTCTCTACATCTATCCGCGCACCAGCGTCTTCGGCGCAGTGGTCATGATGGGGCTGCTGGGTGGGGCGATGGCGACCCAGGTCCGCGTCGATGCGCCCCTGTTCAGCCACCAGCTGTTCAGCCTGTACCTCGGCCTGATCATGTGGGGCGGTCTGTGGCTGCGTGACCCGGCCCTGCGCGCCCTCTTCCCCTTCCGCCGCGCCGCCACGGCGCTCTGAGGAGCCATCCCGATGAGAAAACTGATCGGCGCCGCCTTCGTCAGCCTGGACGGGGTCATGCAGGCCCCGGGCGGGCCCGGCGAAGACCCGGACGGCGGCTTCGCCTTCGGCGGCTGGACCGCCCCCTTCTGGACCGAGGACGCCGACCCCTTCATGGGGGTGTTCGGCAAGACCGAGACGGAGCCCTTCGACCTGCTGCTGGGCCGCAAGACCTATGACATCTTCGCGGGCTACTGGCCGGTGCATCAGGAGCATCCGATCGGGCCCCTGTTCAACCGGGTGACCAAATATGTCGCCACCTCCTCGCCGGATACGCTGGAATGGGTCAACTCGGTCGGCCTGACCGGCGATGTGCCCGCTCGCGTAGCGGAACTGAAACAGGGCGACGGGCCGGACCTGCTGACCCAGGGGTCCAGCGTCCTGCTGCACGCTCTTCTGGCCCACGATCTGATCGACGAGCTGCGCTTGATGGTCTTTCCGCTGGTGCTCGGCGGGGGCAAGCGCTGGTTCGACGGTCTGTCGAAGCCGGGCGGCTTCGTGCTGGAGAAGAGCGAGACCACCAGCTCGGGCGTGATCTCCACCCTCTATCGCCGCGCGGGCGAGGTGAAGACGGGGACGGTCGGCGAGGGGTGACCGGCCGCCCCCGGCCCCTAGGCCCGGCGCGCCAACCGCTCGACCGTCTCAATCTCGGGACGGTCGGGCCTCGGCTCGTGGGCGCGGGCCGCCGCAGCTTCCAGCAGAACGGCCAGACGCTCGTCGCCGTCCCATCGCGCCATCTGGGCCAGTTCCATGCACATCCCGCCGATATATTCGCGCACCGGATAATCCTTCTCGCGCCCCGTCGCCGGCGGT
The genomic region above belongs to Brevundimonas goettingensis and contains:
- a CDS encoding dihydrofolate reductase family protein, whose product is MRKLIGAAFVSLDGVMQAPGGPGEDPDGGFAFGGWTAPFWTEDADPFMGVFGKTETEPFDLLLGRKTYDIFAGYWPVHQEHPIGPLFNRVTKYVATSSPDTLEWVNSVGLTGDVPARVAELKQGDGPDLLTQGSSVLLHALLAHDLIDELRLMVFPLVLGGGKRWFDGLSKPGGFVLEKSETTSSGVISTLYRRAGEVKTGTVGEG
- the recO gene encoding DNA repair protein RecO encodes the protein MEFQEEAFVLSARAHGDTGAVVDLLTETHGRHAAYVAGGASRKMKPFLQPGSRVIADYRARTSDHLGSARLEAVGEGASALFDDPLALTGLAAATAVTQGALPEREAHPGAFLAFEALMSAFMIPEVWPAIFVRFEAGLLEDLGFGLDLSRCAATGTVDDLIYVSPRTGRAVSREAGAPYADKMLKLPPFMLGAQAGLGEGDVGAGLDLTGHFLEQFVFHPQNKPLPAARDWMVDKLREQGRL
- a CDS encoding DoxX family protein, coding for MALKASPMVWTGRVLSALFVLFMLGASVLPKLTGMAVAGDTLEQVGWSRAWVLPIGMIELTCVLLYIYPRTSVFGAVVMMGLLGGAMATQVRVDAPLFSHQLFSLYLGLIMWGGLWLRDPALRALFPFRRAATAL
- a CDS encoding ArsR/SmtB family transcription factor codes for the protein MQPTPDPLDAKFAALADPTRRAILARLTEGECSVNDLAAPFDMSLPAVSKHLKVLEKAGLISRGREAQWRPARLEPMGMKGIAEWLEHYRRYWDKSFNRLDDYLRKIQKGNDDGKRN
- a CDS encoding nuclear transport factor 2 family protein — translated: MSVIALALVAALQTAPAATEEARIGAVLDQLNVASTAADTTAYFSLFTPDARFIGTDRTERWSMAQFRAFTEPYFAQGKGWTYTPSDRVITVADIDCRCVAWFDEQLSNASYGATRGSGVLRLVDGQWKIEQYVLSFAVPNEASKAVVAAIKATPEQPAL
- a CDS encoding SRPBCC family protein, yielding MTIAVAEAPATRPTLKMQRTFDAPRDLVWRAWSNPEILVLWMGPVEWPAVSATCDFRVGGAWRICLRSPATGEDLWQSGIYTEIDAPRRLAFTFKWDESHEDGPPVDTQVSIDFDETADGRTVMDFTHEGLKSEQSLTGHKHGWTSTADRLEAWLAANPD
- a CDS encoding SRPBCC family protein produces the protein MANETEAQHPNDNPCDTDGAAHAFDLVLERIIDAPPEKVFKAYTDPAILAQWFAPKPWTITDAIVEPRAGGRFNFTMHGPNGEVFPNSGIFLEVVPNRRLISTDAFTPEWKPAGQPFMTARIEMEPTADGKTRYKATASHWNEATMKQHEQMGFQDGWGQVADQLAELVKTL
- the parC gene encoding DNA topoisomerase IV subunit A translates to MTIHTPPPPEGGRIIDEPMETALSRRYLAYALSTITNRALPDVRDGFKPVHRRILYAMHQMRLNPQAAARKCAKVVGEVMGGYHPHGDASIYDALVRLAQDFSQRYPLVDGQGNFGNIDGDNAAAMRYTECKLTAAAVLLMDGIDQNAVDFRPTYDDQDEEPTVLPAGFPNLLANGSSGIAVGMATSIPPHNVGELIDACQLLLDRPDVTTAELAEIVPGPDFPTGGVAVEGHASILDAYETGRGGVRLRARWETEDLGRGVWRIIVTEMPYQVQKSKLIEALAELIEQKKAPLLGDVRDESAEDIRLVIEPKNRTIEPEVLMESLFKLSDLEVRFPINMNVLDATGTPGVMGLKACLQAFLDHRRDVLVRRAQWRIERVEKRLHLLEGLRIVFLNLDEVIRIVREEEQPKAVLIARFGLTELQADYILDTRLRQLARIEEMAIENEHKALAEELAMLQALSTSPAKQWKKIGQDLAAVRKVMISPRRTTIAEAVDASAFVAPEAYIPREAITVILSERGWIRAAKGKVEDPSELKFKEGDALAYLVPAFTTDKILVAASDGRVFTIGADKLAGGRGHGEPLRLMIELEEKADIVAVLAYQPGAKLLVASKAGYGFIAPEDDMVAQKRGGKQVLNGDLLAILRLGAADHVAVIGENLKTLIFKAEELPEMGRGKGVKLQSYKQGGLQDISAFNGEIGPEWADGGGRRRNWPDWKDWLGKRAGAGRMGPRGLRKFR
- a CDS encoding flavodoxin family protein, which codes for MKALILNCTLKPSPETSSTEALAKVVIAELEKGGAETELVRLVDLNVKPGVESDMGEGDDWPSVDAKLKAADIVVFATPTWLGQMSSVALRALERMDAWFAETDDSGRPVAFGKVAGIVITGNEDGAHHIVATISQGLIDMGFTIPAQSWTYWHLGPGPGPDYVETDQGHDYSDRVGRNAARNLIALAKVLKPETYPVPESGE
- a CDS encoding VOC family protein translates to MKIVTSVSLPGTCREAFDFYARVLGGEITTAIRYGEAFPDGPPEVADKLMYCWLQVGDQAILGSDMHPDHAPDMHKPKDGFDITLHFDTVEEARRVFDGLSEGGQVEMPFGVNDCAPGFSGFTDRFGVPWMTNVVAPTENA
- a CDS encoding VOC family protein — translated: MKLVTSLSFQGECRQAFEFYQSVLGGEIKAFSFGDGPPDMPIDPKYKDWLMHGWLEIDGQALMGADMPPEFAPNIDKPKNGFDVTFHSDDAAESKRVFDGLSAGGKVGMAFSETFWSPGYGSFTDKFGIPWMINTNPSEDWKPGGAG